The sequence TCGAGCGATCCGGAGTGGCGCTACCTGAACGTGCGCCGGCTCTTCAACTACATCTCCGAGTCGATCATGGAGGGCACGCAGTGGGCCGTGTTCGAGCCCAACGACGAGCGCCTCTGGATCCGCCTGCGCATCGCCGTGTCGAGCTTCCTCACCCGGACGTGGCGCGAGGGCGCGCTGTTCGGCGCGACGCCCGACGAGGCCTTCTACGTCAAGTGCGACGAGGAGACCAACCCGGCGGACGTGATCGACGCCGGCCAGGTGGTCATGGAGATCGGCATCTCGCCGGTCAAGCCCGCGGAGTTCGTCATCTTCCGGATCAGCCAGTACACGGCCGGTGCGGCGGAGATCTCGTAACCAGGAGGGAAGACTCACATGCCATCCAAGCAGCCACGACCCGCGTCCCACTTCCGCCTCGACCTGGGCGGCCACGAGGGCGTGGGCATGTTCCGGGAGTGCACCGGCCTCGACTCCGAGACGACGGTGATCGAGCAGCACTCCGTCGACGAGAACGGGCGGCCCACCATCCGCCGCGTCCCCGGGGCGACGGTCTGGTCGCACATCGTGCTGAAGCGCGGCGTCGACGAGAGCCTCGACGTGTGGAAGTGGCGCCAGACCGTGATCCAGGAAGGGCCCGACAACGCCCGCGTCGACGGCAACATCGCCCTGATCGACTACACCGGCAAGACCATCGCCACCTGGAAGTTCGACCAGGGCTGGCCGGTCAAGTACACCGGCAGCGCCCTGAACGCGTCGGGCAACGAGGTCGCGCTCGAGGAGGTCCACATCTGCCACGAGGGCCTGGAGCGCATGTAGATGGCCGTCACCGTACCCACGCTGCGCACCCAGTACGCGTTCGCGCTGCCGCGCGGCTACGTCGACGCGTCGGGCGCGGTGCACCGCGAGGGCGTCATGCGCCTCGCCACCGCGCGGGACGAGCTGGAGCCGCTGCGCGACCCGGCCGTGCGCGAGAACGAGGCGTACCTGACGGTGCTCCTGCTCGCGCGCGTCATCCTCCGCATCGGCGACCAGACGACCATCACGCCCCAGCTCGTCGAGGGCCTGTACGCGGCCGACTTCGACCACCTGCAGCGGCTGTACGAGCGCATCAACTCGGACAGCGAGGCGGTGGGCCAGGTCGACTGCCCGTCGTGCGGGATCGCGTTCGAGGTGGATCTGAGCCAGATCGAGGACGTCGCATCGGGGGAATGATGCGGCCGTCTCCTGACACGCTGATCGAGGAGACGGCCGAACTCGCAGGCCACTTCCACTGGCAGCTCGACACGATCCTCGACCTCGAGCACCGCGACCGGCGCCGGTTCCTGGACCTGGCGCAGTCGTTCGCCTGGGCGCGCGGGGAGGGCGGCTGAGCGATGTCGCCCGCTGCCGCCACGCGCCGCGCCGGAGGCTGGCTTACAGATCGGCTGCGCCGGCGCCGCCGCCTGCGCCGGGCGTCCGACCGCCGCCTGGCCGA is a genomic window of Gaiellales bacterium containing:
- a CDS encoding phage tail sheath C-terminal domain-containing protein, encoding SSDPEWRYLNVRRLFNYISESIMEGTQWAVFEPNDERLWIRLRIAVSSFLTRTWREGALFGATPDEAFYVKCDEETNPADVIDAGQVVMEIGISPVKPAEFVIFRISQYTAGAAEIS
- a CDS encoding phage tail protein; the encoded protein is MPSKQPRPASHFRLDLGGHEGVGMFRECTGLDSETTVIEQHSVDENGRPTIRRVPGATVWSHIVLKRGVDESLDVWKWRQTVIQEGPDNARVDGNIALIDYTGKTIATWKFDQGWPVKYTGSALNASGNEVALEEVHICHEGLERM